A single genomic interval of Camelina sativa cultivar DH55 chromosome 11, Cs, whole genome shotgun sequence harbors:
- the LOC104724410 gene encoding heterogeneous nuclear ribonucleoprotein A3 homolog 2 isoform X2: MDPYGTETVIEDEIQDPKPSDDVEDDDDKSQPHSGGGVDSAGKIFVGGLARETTSAEFVKHFGKYGEITDSVIMKDRKTGQPRGFGFVTYADVSVVDKVMEDNHIIIGKQVEIKRTIPRGSVSSNDFKTKKIFVGGIPSSVDDDEFKEFFMQFGELKEHQIMRDHSTGRSRGFGFVTYESEDMVDHLLAKGNRIELSGTQVEIKKAEPKKPNSVTTPSKRFGDSRSNFGGGYGDGYGGGHGGGYGGPGGPYKSGGAGYGGGRSGGYGGYGGEFGGYGGGGYGGGVGPYRGEPALGYSGRYGGGGGGGYNRGGYGMGGGGGYGGGPGDMYGPPYGEPGGGYGGPSGSYGGGYGSSGIGGYGGGMGAAGGGGYRGGLGGGGGGGYNGGGGSGGGSFYGGGGSRGGYGGGGSGRYHPYGR; encoded by the exons ATGGATCCTTATGGAACGGAAACAGTTATCGAAGATGAAATCCAGGATCCTAAACCATCCGATGATGTTGAAGACGATGACGACAAATCTCAGCCTCACTCTGGTGGCGGCGTCGATAGTGCTGG AAAGATATTTGTTGGAGGTTTAGCCAGGGAGACAACTTCAG CTGAGTTCGTCAAGCATTTTGGGAAGTATGGAGAGATCACTGATTCTGTCATTATGAAGGACAGGAAAACTGGACAGCCCCGAGGGTTTGGGTTTGTCACATACGCTGATGTCTCTGTGGTCGACAAAGTTATGGAGGACAATCACATTATCATTGGGAAGCAG GTTGAAATTAAGCGGACAATACCAAGAGGATCCGTGAGCTCTAATGATTTCAAAACCAAGAAGATATTTGTTGGTGGGATTCCTTCATCTGTGGATGATG ATGAGTTCAAGGAATTCTTTATGCAATTTGGAGAGCTAAAGGAACATCAGATTATGCGTGATCACTCAACTGGAAGATCACGTGGCTTTGGGTTTGTTACATATGAAAGTGAAGATATGGTTGATCATCTCTTGGCCAAAGGGAACAGAATTGAGCTCTCAGGGACTCAG GTTGAGATAAAGAAGgcagaaccaaaaaaaccaaactcagTTACAACCCCGTCAAAGCGGTTTGGTGACTCTCGCTCTAACTTTGGTGGAG GCTATGGGGATGGTTATGGTGGCGGACACGGTGGTGGATATGGTGGTCCAGGTGGTCCTTACAAATCAGGTGGTGCCGGCTATGGAGGTGGCCGGTCTGGTGGTTATGGAGGATACGGAGGAGAATTCGGTGGGTATGGCGGTGGTGGATACGGTGGTGGCGTGGGACCTTATAGAGGAGAACCAGCACTTGGATATTCTGGTCGTTATGGAGGAGGCGGCGGCGGTGGTTACAACAGAGGTGGTTACGGTATGGGAGGAGGCGGTGGGTACGGTGGTGGACCTGGTGATATGTATGGCCCGCCATACGGTGAACCTGGAGGTGGGTATGGTGGACCAAGTGGCAGTTATGGAGGCGGTTATGGTAGTAGTGGTATTGGTGGATATGGGGGTGGAATGGGTGCTGCTGGTGGCGGAGGCTACAGAGGTGGACTTGGAGGTGGAGGCGGAGGAGGTTACAATGGCGGTGGAGGAAGCGGGGGAGGATCATTTTATGGAGGAGGGGGAAGTAGAGGCGGATATGGAGGCGGTGGCAGCGGACGGTACCATCCTTATGGAAGGTAG
- the LOC104724413 gene encoding uncharacterized protein LOC104724413 — protein sequence MDDDDDCSVFFRNDCASILSQIKDQDEQIRLKRRRLLGCDMSESKDHTPGKTEFVPESLLRGDDIFYETIKSRVEEAFGICKNEQVCNDVQQKELKFSSLEVARKLDFMTNKGLYLIAIILTGGSTVFDKTRWKMKEIIKDSISRDFGKGKDDTGKQDIVNQLHQVLSDPANFREDCSMNLARTSTLQSHRDAAMKVLNELDSLSTHTLRAMKRKLKGSRMIPQLKTSRFGQSRSDLISQVKQTIEKMLSELSAGDKLQERLAKALSLVDLSLKLSPGYKTTAATDFFRFSPETKNLQNEIVKAVWLLRKVRFPELKRLHLCLDPEAEVSKDSLRSAVRQMLIEYLFECSDMDTIPKSLMEALSLVNRRTRNVEHKVFPREAIEEETECTLNVSAQVKQIFCQCIPNYELDEDFDDAYMEDLEDSDDDDDFESCSLFDNESRCRNIKLEVKGTQEDSMGSSDSDHEESGAECLVLDPTDSTHVTNQHSSVNRIVIRDLTESITRDHPRSLYVTPTSNKSTLMSDKHDIGTSNIRVKVERDIEMEGDNQFSSRSLFSVENIKSDDHGEQKPRRRNKNQYLAVQDISDETSLVAHDLIGRLLEKFADRQGLDLEADERSYLGGESRLQEGIEGSEIKQASLQEKSDESIIVSATKELMPSLEESVFMKLKELMNVS from the exons atggatgatgatgatgattgttcaGTGTTCTTCAGGAATGATTGTGCTTCGATACTTTCACAGATTAAGGATCAAGATGAGCAGATTCGTCTCAAAAGaag gCGGCTGTTGGGTTGTGATATGTCTGAATCCAAGGACCATACCCCGGGAAAGACTGA ATTCGTCCCTGAATCTTTGCTTAGGGGAGATGAT ATATTCTACGAGACCATTAAGTCGCGAGTAGAGGAGGCATTTGGAATTTGCAAGAATGAACAAGTATGCAATGATGTTCAACAAAAGGAGTTAAAGTTCAGCAGTCTCGAAGTTGCCAGAAAGCTTGATTTTATGACGAATAAAGGTCTTTATCTTATTGCAATCATACTCACAGGAGGTTCTACTGTTTTTGACAAGACTCGATGGAAAATGAAAGAGATTATCAAAGATTCGATCAGTAGAGATTTCGGAAAAGGAAAAGACGATACTGGTAAACAAGACATTGTTAATCAGCTGCATCAAGTTCTTAGTGATCCGGCAAATTTCCGGGAAGATTGCTCGATGAATTTGGCGAGAACATCCACTTTGCAGTCCCATCGTGATGCTGCAATGAAGGTACTGAATGAGCTAGATAGTTTGTCAACGCACACCCTACGTGCCATGAAAAGGAAACTTAAAGGTTCAAGAATGATACCTCAACTGAAAACCAGTAGATTTGGTCAGAGTCGAAGTGATCTGATAAGCCAGGTGAAGCAAACTATCGAAAAGATGCTCTCAGAACTTTCTGCAGGGGATAAACTGCAGGAGCGATTGGCTAAAGCGTTGTCATTGGTAGATTTATCACTTAAGCTAAGTCCTGGCTACAAAACTACTGCTGCCACAGATTTTTTTCGGTTCTCACCAGAAACAAAGAACCTGCAGAACGAGATAGTGAAGGCAGTCTGGTTACTCCGTAAAGTCAGGTTTCCTGAGCTGAAAAGATTGCATCTTTGTTTAGACCCAGAAGCTGAAGTATCTAAAGACAGCTTAAGATCAGCGGTCAGACAAATGTTGATTGAGTATCTTTTTGAGTGCAGTGATATGGACACCATTCCAAAGTCTTTGATGGAAGCTCTTTCATTGGTCAACAGGAGGACGCGGAATGTAGAGCATAAGGTTTTTCCAAGGGAAGCAATTGAGGAAGAGACAGAGTGTACATTAAATGTGAGTGCTCAAGTGAAGCAAATATTTTGCCAATGTATTCCAAATTATGAGCTTGATGAGGACTTTGATGATGCTTATATGGAGGACTTAGaagacagtgatgatgatgatgattttgagagTTGTAGTTTATTTGATAACGAGAGTAGATGCCGAAACATAAAGCTTGAAGTCAAAGGCACTCAAGAAGATTCAATGGGGTCCTCTGATTCGGATCATGAAGAAAGTGGTGCAGAATGCTTGGTTTTGGACCCGACTGATTCTACACACGTAACCAACCAGCACTCTTCTGTCAATAGGATTGTTATAAGAGACCTGACAGAGAGTATTACTAGAGATCATCCTAGGTCTCTTTATGTCACTCCCACATCCAATAAATCAACACTTATGAGTGATAAACATGACATAGGTACGAGCAATATCCGAGTTAAGGTTGAGAGGGATATTGAGATGGAAGGAGATAACCAGTTCAGCTCTCGGTCTTTGTTTTCTGTTGAAAATATAAAGTCTGATGATCATGGTGAGCAGAAGCCAcgcagaagaaacaaaaaccagtACCTCGCAGTCCAAGATATATCTGATGAGACAAGCTTGGTTGCACATGACCTAATCGGCCGCTTACTAGAGAAATTTGCAGACCGTCAAGGTCTAGACTTAGAAGCGGATGAACGTTCATATCTTGGAGGCGAGTCGAGGCTTCAAGAAGGTATAGAAG GGAGTGAAATTAAGCAAGCTTCATTGCAAGAGAAGTCAGATGAGTCGATCATTGTTTCTGCTACCAAAGAGCTAATGCCATCCCTTGAAGAGAG TGTCTtcatgaaattaaaagagttgaTGAATGTGAGCTAG
- the LOC104724410 gene encoding heterogeneous nuclear ribonucleoprotein A3 homolog 2 isoform X1, protein MDPYGTETVIEDEIQDPKPSDDVEDDDDKSQPHSGGGVDSAGKIFVGGLARETTSAEFVKHFGKYGEITDSVIMKDRKTGQPRGFGFVTYADVSVVDKVMEDNHIIIGKQVEIKRTIPRGSVSSNDFKTKKIFVGGIPSSVDDDEFKEFFMQFGELKEHQIMRDHSTGRSRGFGFVTYESEDMVDHLLAKGNRIELSGTQVEIKKAEPKKPNSVTTPSKRFGDSRSNFGGGYGDGYGGGGEYGGPGGPGGPYKSGGAGYGGGRSGGYGGYGGEFGGYGGGGYGGGVGPYRGEPALGYSGRYGGGGGGGYNRGGYGMGGGGGYGGGPGDMYGPPYGEPGGGYGGPSGSYGGGYGSSGIGGYGGGMGAAGGGGYRGGLGGGGGGGYNGGGGSGGGSFYGGGGSRGGYGGGGSGRYHPYGR, encoded by the exons ATGGATCCTTATGGAACGGAAACAGTTATCGAAGATGAAATCCAGGATCCTAAACCATCCGATGATGTTGAAGACGATGACGACAAATCTCAGCCTCACTCTGGTGGCGGCGTCGATAGTGCTGG AAAGATATTTGTTGGAGGTTTAGCCAGGGAGACAACTTCAG CTGAGTTCGTCAAGCATTTTGGGAAGTATGGAGAGATCACTGATTCTGTCATTATGAAGGACAGGAAAACTGGACAGCCCCGAGGGTTTGGGTTTGTCACATACGCTGATGTCTCTGTGGTCGACAAAGTTATGGAGGACAATCACATTATCATTGGGAAGCAG GTTGAAATTAAGCGGACAATACCAAGAGGATCCGTGAGCTCTAATGATTTCAAAACCAAGAAGATATTTGTTGGTGGGATTCCTTCATCTGTGGATGATG ATGAGTTCAAGGAATTCTTTATGCAATTTGGAGAGCTAAAGGAACATCAGATTATGCGTGATCACTCAACTGGAAGATCACGTGGCTTTGGGTTTGTTACATATGAAAGTGAAGATATGGTTGATCATCTCTTGGCCAAAGGGAACAGAATTGAGCTCTCAGGGACTCAG GTTGAGATAAAGAAGgcagaaccaaaaaaaccaaactcagTTACAACCCCGTCAAAGCGGTTTGGTGACTCTCGCTCTAACTTTGGTGGAGGTTATGGAGATGGTTATGGTGGCGGTGGTGAATATGGTGGTCCAGGTGGTCCAG GTGGTCCTTACAAATCAGGTGGTGCCGGCTATGGAGGTGGCCGGTCTGGTGGTTATGGAGGATACGGAGGAGAATTCGGTGGGTATGGCGGTGGTGGATACGGTGGTGGCGTGGGACCTTATAGAGGAGAACCAGCACTTGGATATTCTGGTCGTTATGGAGGAGGCGGCGGCGGTGGTTACAACAGAGGTGGTTACGGTATGGGAGGAGGCGGTGGGTACGGTGGTGGACCTGGTGATATGTATGGCCCGCCATACGGTGAACCTGGAGGTGGGTATGGTGGACCAAGTGGCAGTTATGGAGGCGGTTATGGTAGTAGTGGTATTGGTGGATATGGGGGTGGAATGGGTGCTGCTGGTGGCGGAGGCTACAGAGGTGGACTTGGAGGTGGAGGCGGAGGAGGTTACAATGGCGGTGGAGGAAGCGGGGGAGGATCATTTTATGGAGGAGGGGGAAGTAGAGGCGGATATGGAGGCGGTGGCAGCGGACGGTACCATCCTTATGGAAGGTAG
- the LOC104724410 gene encoding heterogeneous nuclear ribonucleoprotein A3 homolog 2 isoform X3, whose product MERKQLSKMKSRILNHPMMLKTMTTNLSLTLVAASIVLAEFVKHFGKYGEITDSVIMKDRKTGQPRGFGFVTYADVSVVDKVMEDNHIIIGKQVEIKRTIPRGSVSSNDFKTKKIFVGGIPSSVDDDEFKEFFMQFGELKEHQIMRDHSTGRSRGFGFVTYESEDMVDHLLAKGNRIELSGTQVEIKKAEPKKPNSVTTPSKRFGDSRSNFGGGYGDGYGGGGEYGGPGGPGGPYKSGGAGYGGGRSGGYGGYGGEFGGYGGGGYGGGVGPYRGEPALGYSGRYGGGGGGGYNRGGYGMGGGGGYGGGPGDMYGPPYGEPGGGYGGPSGSYGGGYGSSGIGGYGGGMGAAGGGGYRGGLGGGGGGGYNGGGGSGGGSFYGGGGSRGGYGGGGSGRYHPYGR is encoded by the exons ATGGAACGGAAACAGTTATCGAAGATGAAATCCAGGATCCTAAACCATCCGATGATGTTGAAGACGATGACGACAAATCTCAGCCTCACTCTGGTGGCGGCGTCGATAGTGCTGG CTGAGTTCGTCAAGCATTTTGGGAAGTATGGAGAGATCACTGATTCTGTCATTATGAAGGACAGGAAAACTGGACAGCCCCGAGGGTTTGGGTTTGTCACATACGCTGATGTCTCTGTGGTCGACAAAGTTATGGAGGACAATCACATTATCATTGGGAAGCAG GTTGAAATTAAGCGGACAATACCAAGAGGATCCGTGAGCTCTAATGATTTCAAAACCAAGAAGATATTTGTTGGTGGGATTCCTTCATCTGTGGATGATG ATGAGTTCAAGGAATTCTTTATGCAATTTGGAGAGCTAAAGGAACATCAGATTATGCGTGATCACTCAACTGGAAGATCACGTGGCTTTGGGTTTGTTACATATGAAAGTGAAGATATGGTTGATCATCTCTTGGCCAAAGGGAACAGAATTGAGCTCTCAGGGACTCAG GTTGAGATAAAGAAGgcagaaccaaaaaaaccaaactcagTTACAACCCCGTCAAAGCGGTTTGGTGACTCTCGCTCTAACTTTGGTGGAGGTTATGGAGATGGTTATGGTGGCGGTGGTGAATATGGTGGTCCAGGTGGTCCAG GTGGTCCTTACAAATCAGGTGGTGCCGGCTATGGAGGTGGCCGGTCTGGTGGTTATGGAGGATACGGAGGAGAATTCGGTGGGTATGGCGGTGGTGGATACGGTGGTGGCGTGGGACCTTATAGAGGAGAACCAGCACTTGGATATTCTGGTCGTTATGGAGGAGGCGGCGGCGGTGGTTACAACAGAGGTGGTTACGGTATGGGAGGAGGCGGTGGGTACGGTGGTGGACCTGGTGATATGTATGGCCCGCCATACGGTGAACCTGGAGGTGGGTATGGTGGACCAAGTGGCAGTTATGGAGGCGGTTATGGTAGTAGTGGTATTGGTGGATATGGGGGTGGAATGGGTGCTGCTGGTGGCGGAGGCTACAGAGGTGGACTTGGAGGTGGAGGCGGAGGAGGTTACAATGGCGGTGGAGGAAGCGGGGGAGGATCATTTTATGGAGGAGGGGGAAGTAGAGGCGGATATGGAGGCGGTGGCAGCGGACGGTACCATCCTTATGGAAGGTAG
- the LOC104724414 gene encoding ribosomal RNA-processing protein 8-like — MKDESTSSKNRKRNKKKQKNTKPSKEEPIESKLKSQKDTKINKNNKRGGSSSSSASSKRAKPSNFLDMLRERLSGGQFRMLNEKLYTCSGQEALDYFKEDPEMFDMYHTGYQQQMSNWPELPVNSIIDWLLSRSSSLVVADFGCGDARIAKSVKNKVFSFDLVSKNPSVIACDMSNTSLESSSVDVAVFCLSLMGTNYSSYIKEAHRVLRPSGMLLIAEVKSRFDPNNGGADPKDFVKAVCDLGFTSVLKDVSNKMFILLHFKKKEQLDSNQKTIKWPELKACLYKRR; from the exons ATGAAAGACGAAAGTACAAGCAGCAAAAACAGgaagaggaacaagaagaaacaaaagaacactAAACCTTCTAAAGAAGAACCAATCGAGTCGAAACTGAAGAGTCAAAAAGataccaaaatcaataaaaacaataaGCGTggaggttcttcttcttcttcagcttcatcGAAACGAGCTAAACCTTCCAATTTCCTCGATATG CTTCGAGAGAGATTATCAGGTGGGCAATTTAGGATGCTCAATGAGAAACTCTACACTTGCTc TGGACAAGAAGCATTAGACTACTTTAAAGAAGATCCAGAAATGTTTGATATG tATCATACAGGGTATCAACAACAAATGTCAAACTGGCCTGAGCTTCCTGTTAATTCCATTATAGATTGGCTTTTGTCTAGAAGCTCTTCTTTAGTTGTGGCTGATTTTGGCTGTG GTGATGCAAGGATTGCTAAAAGTGTGAAGAACAAAGTTTTTTCCTTTGATCTTGTCTCAAAGAACCCCTCTGTTATTGCCTGCGATATGTCAAAT ACCTCACTTGAGTCTTCATCAGTGGATGTTGCTGTTTTCTGTCTTTCATTGATGGGAACGAACTATTCTAGTTACATCAAAGAGGCACATCGAGTACTTCGTCCAAG TGGTATGCTTCTTATAGCGGAAGTAAAAAGCAGGTTTGATCCAAACAATGGAGGAGCAGACCCAAAAGACTTTGTGAAAGCAGTTTGTGATCTTGGATTTACTTCGGTTCTAAAG GACGTCTCGAATAAGATGTTCATCTTATTGCATTTCAAGAAAAAG GAGCAGTTGGATTCAAATCAGAAGACAATAAAGTGGCCCGAGTTGAAAGCATGTTTATACAAACGTCGATGA
- the LOC109127361 gene encoding uncharacterized protein LOC109127361 has protein sequence MPNRGGKRKLVRNVSQSPGRSRLRPTNLPSQYDFTPAVQAPHPQQTPEEEVPILPRHSTQSQIRDYPPPQQLFQGSFTRQTQPQVRRSPLEEVNYNPATHATLQDDPPPSPAQRSQTRSHPSHPSSQGNNFEEETAVVFPELQEDVVRALNALLLVPNRDKFTTVNA, from the exons ATGCCTAATCGAGGAGGAAAGAGAAAACTTGTTCGTAATGTTTCTCAGAGTCCCGGAAGGTCAAGACTACGACCTACCAATCTACCCAGTCAGTACGACTTCACGCCGGCAGTCCAAGCTCCTCATCCGCAGCAGacacctgaagaagaagtcccCATTTTGCCACGACATTCAACGCAATCCCAGATCCGGGACTATCCTCCGCCTCAACAACTATTTCAGGGCTCCTTTACTCGCCAAACTCAACCTCAAGTACGCCGGTCTCCTTTAGAAGAAGTTAACTACAATCCAGCGACTCATGCAACTCTTCAAGATGACCCTCCGCCTTCTCCAGCTCAACGCTCTCAGACTCGTAGTCATCCATCGCATCCATCGTCCCAAGGCAACAACTTCGAAGAAGAAACTGCTGTGGTGTTTCCGGAGCTCCAGGAAGACGTGGTTCGGGCTCTAAATGCCCTGCTTCTGGTGCCAAACAGGGATAAGTTCACCACG GTAAATGCTTGA
- the LOC104724412 gene encoding uncharacterized protein LOC104724412, which yields MAEVENTNSVPASEDTEYGFKRPEMYSTNIANSITSYGRHVFVLYKTPEAWPSHVEEQGLPQRFAKFLKDRKSDLLVQTKLNVCEGGGSDGDVLVFPDMIRYKGVKDTDVEGFFEDVLVNGKAWSSGTQEEISGTFVFVCTHTSRDKRCGVCGPVILERFQKEIGSRGLSDQITLKRCSHVGQHKYAGNLIIFSPDSAGKITGNWYGYVTPDDVPELLDQHIAKGEIILRIWRGQMGLSEAEAEKMITNGNKEESKGLTGGCCKGTKGVSCCQEETPKPEPIKKEGKQCAIWFQPLDKEEFYIGAAVVGAIATIAMAYTFFRRSG from the exons ATGGCTGAAGTTGAGAACACGAACTCTGTTCCGGCGTCGGAAGACACAGAGTATGGATTTAAACGGCCGGAGATGTACAGCACCAACATAGCCAATTCCATTACTTCGTACGGTCgtcatgtttttgttctttacaAAACACCTGAAGCTTGGCCCTCACATGTAGAAGAACAAGGTTTACCTCAGCGTTTCGCTAAGTTTCTCAAAGATCGCAAATCTGATCTTCTTGTTCAG aCGAAGCTTAATGTATGTGAAGGTGGTGGATCTGATGGTGATGTGTTGGTTTTTCCAGATATGATCCGATACAA GGGGGTTAAGGATACGGACGTGGAAGGTTTTTTTGAAGATGTTCTTGTGAATGGGAAGGCATGGAGCTCTGGGACTCAGGAAGAGATATCTGGAACATTTGTATTTGTGTGTACTCATACTAGTCGAGACAAGAGATGTGGTGTTTGTGGCCCAGTGATCTTAGAGAGGTTCCAAAAGGAGATTGGCTCTCGTGGACTTTCAGACCAGATTACTCTGAAACGATGTTCTCACGTTGGACAGCACAAGTATGCTGGTAATTTGATCATCTTCAGTCCTGATTCAGCTGGAAAGATTACTGGCAATTG GTATGGCTATGTGACTCCTGATGATGTGCCTGAATTGCTTGATCAGCATATTGCAAAAGGAGAAATCATACTAAGGATTTGGAG GGGTCAAATGGGCTTATCTGAAGCTGAAGCTGAGAAAATGATAACAAACGGTAACAAAGAGGAGAGCAAGGGACTCACGGGAGGATGTTGTAAGGGAACAAAGGGCGTTTCGTGTTGCCAAGAAGAAACCCCAAAGCCAGAGCCAATTAAGAAAGAAGGAAAGCAGTGCGCCATATGGTTCCAGCCTCTTGACAAGGAAGAGTTCTACATTGGAGCAGCTGTGGTTGGAGCCATTGCAACTATAGCCATGGCTTACACCTTTTTCAGGAGGTCAGGATAA
- the LOC104724409 gene encoding uncharacterized protein LOC104724409 has translation MATLASNLVCIGKVGRLEINCRKKEKGRDQSNYPYKVIEITPPPKSLGVRCLPHNLQCGENVMIEGQTYTISAVTHRYQLRKGKYEPSERRLDVLSAARYVLNLYFDNLLQNS, from the exons ATGGCAACACTTGCATCAAATCTCGTCTGTATCGGAAAA GTAGGGAGGTTGGAGATAAATtgcagaaagaaagagaaaggaagagatcAGAGCAATTACCCTTACAAAGTCATTGAAATCACTCCTCCTCCCAAGTCTCTTGGCGTCCGTTGCCTTCCTCAT AACCTTCAGTGCGGCGAGAACGTGATGATAGAAGGGCAAACGTACACAATCTCCGCTGTGACTCATCGGTATCAGCTCAGGAAAGGCAAGTACGAGCCGAGTGAGAGGAGGCTTGATGTTCTCTCCGCCGCTAGATACGTCTTAAACCTTTACTTCGACAATTTACTTCAAAACTCTTGA